From Halotia branconii CENA392, the proteins below share one genomic window:
- a CDS encoding IS4 family transposase, which produces MKILEKNLYEECNFGDKRLTQRAAFIGELLSVKYGQPLSKIFKTASDLKRGYEFFSNPKTNFEKLTQPYFKQTAQEINGAPVVLAVGDTTFLDYKKILDKREEYGPIGNGGNGLILHSCLAIEPDFGQPLGLLWEKLWHREHKASQPINESQEAKKERLKKERKAKRNKEFKEKESYRWVEAFSKIEKQFSTLEIPLGGLSSKIIHVFDREGDIAEVFAQISQTKNAGVIVRAAHNRCLEGENEHLWSYVTSTAVKFVKDVGLAETKKRNARTATLEVRYCPVSISSPTRLKNQGSFHVYAVYAREINCPENCEPVEWMLLTTESVDSEQSAAQILRWYTYRWRVEEYHKILKSGCKAESYRLAGESMSTMLGFLTVIAAQLLRMTYLHRNCPHLDASVVLTQVQMDVLLASSPPKFKKDIEFTVDWAIRAIARLGGYLEHRKNSAIGIQVLWRGWLELETLCQGWLLHQNLK; this is translated from the coding sequence ATGAAAATCTTAGAGAAGAACCTGTATGAGGAGTGTAACTTTGGAGACAAACGTTTAACCCAAAGGGCAGCATTTATAGGTGAACTTTTATCGGTAAAATATGGTCAGCCTTTATCGAAAATATTTAAAACTGCTAGCGACCTCAAACGTGGTTACGAATTTTTCTCTAATCCAAAAACAAATTTTGAGAAATTGACTCAACCTTACTTTAAACAAACAGCCCAAGAAATAAACGGCGCTCCTGTGGTGCTAGCTGTAGGAGATACAACTTTTTTAGATTATAAAAAAATATTAGACAAAAGAGAAGAATACGGCCCAATAGGTAATGGCGGAAATGGATTAATTTTACATAGCTGTTTAGCTATAGAACCTGATTTTGGGCAGCCATTAGGGTTATTGTGGGAGAAGCTGTGGCATAGAGAGCATAAAGCTTCACAGCCGATTAATGAAAGCCAAGAAGCTAAAAAAGAGCGTCTAAAAAAAGAGCGAAAAGCCAAAAGAAATAAAGAATTTAAAGAGAAAGAATCTTATAGATGGGTTGAGGCTTTCTCAAAGATAGAAAAACAGTTTTCTACTTTAGAAATTCCACTAGGGGGATTATCGTCGAAGATAATTCATGTCTTTGACCGAGAAGGTGATATTGCAGAAGTCTTCGCCCAAATCAGTCAAACTAAAAACGCGGGTGTAATAGTCAGGGCGGCACACAACCGTTGTCTAGAAGGAGAGAATGAGCATTTATGGTCATACGTAACTTCCACTGCTGTCAAGTTTGTAAAAGACGTTGGACTAGCCGAAACTAAAAAGCGTAATGCCAGAACTGCCACCTTAGAAGTCAGATATTGTCCAGTATCAATTAGTTCGCCAACAAGGCTGAAAAATCAAGGCAGTTTTCATGTTTATGCAGTCTATGCCAGAGAAATTAATTGTCCAGAAAATTGTGAACCAGTAGAGTGGATGCTACTAACTACTGAATCAGTTGATTCAGAACAATCAGCAGCACAAATCCTCCGTTGGTATACGTATCGTTGGCGAGTTGAAGAGTATCATAAAATTCTCAAATCGGGGTGTAAGGCTGAAAGCTACCGATTAGCTGGTGAGAGTATGTCAACGATGTTGGGATTTTTAACTGTGATTGCCGCACAGCTATTGCGAATGACGTACTTACACCGTAACTGCCCGCACCTTGATGCTAGTGTGGTGTTAACTCAAGTACAAATGGATGTACTGTTAGCTAGTAGCCCGCCTAAATTCAAAAAAGATATCGAATTTACCGTTGATTGGGCAATCCGCGCTATCGCCCGCCTGGGGGGATACTTAGAACATCGAAAAAACAGTGCCATTGGTATACAGGTTTTATGGAGAGGTTGGTTAGAGTTAGAAACCCTGTGCCAAGGTTGGCTATTACACCAAAATCTTAAATAA
- a CDS encoding glucose 1-dehydrogenase, which produces MKLDGKVALVTGSSQGIGQAIAIRLAQDGASVVINYRSHPEGAQETLNQVQAAGGKCHMAQSDVGATIQADLGQVSEVQRLISESVERFGQVDILVNNAGLEKRADFWDVSEEDYDKVTDVNLKGVFFAAQAFVKHLKQTNRPGKIINISSVHEELPFPHFTTYCISKGGVKMMMRNLAVELGPLGITINNVAPGAIATPINKDLLEDKEKLNAVLKNIPLGRLGKPEDVSNLVAFLASSDADYITGSTFYVDGGLLWNYQEQ; this is translated from the coding sequence ATGAAACTAGATGGAAAAGTGGCGTTGGTAACGGGCAGTAGTCAAGGGATCGGACAAGCGATCGCGATTCGCCTAGCTCAAGATGGAGCTAGTGTAGTAATTAACTACCGCTCTCATCCTGAAGGAGCGCAGGAGACATTAAATCAAGTGCAGGCCGCAGGCGGCAAATGTCACATGGCGCAATCTGATGTCGGAGCAACAATTCAAGCTGATTTAGGGCAAGTTAGTGAAGTTCAACGATTGATTAGTGAAAGTGTTGAACGCTTCGGCCAAGTAGACATTCTTGTGAACAATGCTGGACTGGAAAAACGAGCAGACTTTTGGGACGTGAGTGAAGAAGACTATGACAAGGTAACGGATGTGAATTTGAAAGGTGTGTTCTTCGCTGCTCAAGCTTTTGTGAAGCATCTCAAACAAACAAATCGTCCTGGCAAAATCATTAACATTAGCTCAGTTCACGAAGAACTACCATTTCCCCATTTCACTACATATTGCATCAGCAAAGGCGGCGTTAAGATGATGATGCGAAATTTAGCAGTGGAATTAGGTCCATTAGGAATCACAATTAATAACGTTGCTCCAGGGGCGATCGCCACACCAATTAACAAAGATTTACTCGAAGACAAAGAAAAACTCAACGCTGTGCTAAAAAATATTCCCCTGGGAAGGTTAGGCAAACCAGAGGATGTCTCAAACTTAGTAGCATTCTTAGCTTCATCTGATGCTGATTACATCACAGGTTCCACCTTTTATGTTGACGGTGGCTTGCTATGGAACTATCAGGAACAATAA
- a CDS encoding glutathione S-transferase family protein — protein MIKLFYAPGTCALAPHIVLEWIGEPYELLHVKPSDPEYQKINPLGQVPAMIDGDSGVMNQADALLKYLAHKYPNAKLGDNGTLQDAYELDRWLAFLTGDVHPAFFPFFAPQRYTTNDSETDRQSVKQASYRLIDRVYQHLDKHLESKDYLVGDRRTIADPYTFAMTRWGNNLPKSLSDYPNLYRFYQHLREDTGVQRAMEQQGIH, from the coding sequence ATGATCAAACTATTTTACGCTCCGGGTACTTGTGCGCTTGCACCTCACATTGTTCTGGAATGGATCGGGGAACCTTACGAACTGCTTCATGTAAAACCGAGCGATCCAGAGTATCAAAAGATAAATCCATTGGGACAAGTGCCAGCGATGATCGATGGTGACAGTGGCGTGATGAACCAAGCCGATGCGCTGCTGAAATATTTGGCTCACAAATATCCAAATGCCAAGCTAGGTGATAATGGTACGCTACAGGATGCTTACGAACTCGATCGCTGGCTGGCATTTCTGACTGGCGATGTTCACCCTGCCTTTTTCCCTTTCTTTGCACCACAGCGCTACACCACCAATGATAGTGAGACAGATAGGCAATCCGTTAAACAAGCGTCATATCGTTTGATTGATCGCGTGTATCAGCATTTGGATAAACACCTGGAAAGCAAAGATTATCTAGTAGGCGATCGCCGCACAATTGCTGACCCATATACCTTTGCCATGACGCGTTGGGGCAACAACTTACCCAAATCCTTATCTGATTATCCTAATTTATACCGTTTTTATCAACATCTGCGTGAGGATACAGGTGTACAACGAGCAATGGAGCAACAGGGCATTCATTAA
- a CDS encoding MBL fold metallo-hydrolase — MLLFAIGKPAIAQNYQIDHIRGNVYRFTAGNYRSVFMETDKGIVVSDPISKQAATWLKQELAKRFNKPIRFVIYSHNHPDHVYGGEVFDEQGVEFVSHRLAREDLVHTKAKTQIPNLVFEDEMVLYIGKSLVRLRYHGRNNGRGSISMLFEPAGVLHVVDWIVLGRMPYKDLQGYDIQGMIASTKEVLDMDFDVFVGGHASTGQKKDIKRYLNYLETLYNSVRDGILAGKDLATLQQEIRLDDYRDLPMYSEWLPLNIKGVYRTLVDESYLLMRPDVPHEQQ; from the coding sequence TTGCTACTTTTTGCTATTGGCAAACCAGCAATAGCGCAAAATTATCAAATCGATCATATTCGTGGTAACGTTTACCGTTTTACAGCGGGAAATTATCGTTCCGTGTTTATGGAGACTGATAAGGGAATAGTTGTCAGTGATCCTATAAGTAAACAAGCGGCTACATGGCTGAAGCAGGAATTAGCCAAGCGTTTTAATAAACCCATTCGCTTTGTCATTTATAGTCACAATCATCCTGACCATGTTTACGGTGGAGAAGTTTTCGATGAACAAGGCGTTGAGTTCGTCTCTCATCGGCTGGCTCGTGAAGATTTAGTACACACTAAAGCAAAGACTCAGATTCCCAATCTTGTTTTTGAAGATGAAATGGTGCTTTATATCGGTAAAAGTCTTGTGCGCTTGCGCTATCACGGCAGAAACAATGGACGTGGCTCAATTTCTATGCTGTTTGAACCTGCTGGTGTTTTGCATGTGGTGGATTGGATTGTTCTAGGACGAATGCCTTATAAGGATCTTCAAGGTTACGATATTCAAGGAATGATTGCTTCGACTAAAGAAGTGCTAGATATGGATTTCGATGTATTTGTAGGCGGTCATGCCTCGACAGGTCAAAAGAAAGATATCAAGCGATACCTTAATTATCTGGAGACACTTTATAACTCTGTCCGAGATGGCATACTTGCAGGCAAAGATCTCGCCACACTTCAGCAAGAAATTCGGCTCGACGACTATCGCGATTTGCCTATGTATTCCGAATGGCTACCTCTTAACATTAAAGGAGTTTATCGTACATTAGTAGACGAATCTTATCTGCTCATGCGTCCCGACGTGCCGCATGAACAGCAATAA
- a CDS encoding MGH1-like glycoside hydrolase domain-containing protein, which yields MKSQNDKLVLWDEEDGFFYDALQFPDGHHFPMKVRSMVGLVPLFAIGTLEPETLKKLSGFRKRTDWFIKNRPDLTTGIACMQTKGEHQRRLLAILDGKKLKRILERMLDEREFLSPYGIRSVSKFHAAHPFIMHVNDREYQVDYEPAESTNNLFGGNSNWRGPIWLPMNYLLIEALHHFHQYLGDDYKVECPTNSGQWMTLREVAIELSKRLESIFQQNANGRRPVYGSVEVFQTNPHWRNLLTFNEYFHGDNGAGLGASHQTGWTGVIAQLIHRCGESLFFE from the coding sequence GTGAAAAGTCAGAACGATAAACTTGTCCTCTGGGATGAGGAGGACGGGTTCTTCTACGATGCACTACAATTTCCAGATGGACATCATTTTCCGATGAAAGTGCGATCAATGGTTGGTTTAGTGCCTTTGTTTGCGATCGGAACCCTGGAACCAGAAACCCTCAAAAAACTCAGCGGATTTCGCAAACGAACCGATTGGTTTATTAAAAATCGCCCAGACCTGACAACTGGAATTGCCTGTATGCAAACTAAAGGCGAACACCAGCGCCGTTTACTAGCAATCTTAGATGGCAAGAAGCTAAAGCGCATCTTAGAGCGCATGTTAGATGAGCGCGAGTTTTTAAGTCCGTATGGCATTCGCTCTGTATCCAAATTTCATGCCGCTCATCCCTTCATCATGCACGTCAACGACCGAGAGTATCAGGTGGACTACGAACCGGCTGAATCCACAAACAACTTATTTGGTGGCAATTCCAACTGGCGCGGTCCAATTTGGTTGCCGATGAATTACTTGCTTATCGAAGCCCTACACCACTTTCATCAATACTTAGGAGATGACTACAAAGTAGAATGCCCAACTAATTCCGGACAATGGATGACGCTGAGGGAAGTGGCGATCGAGTTGTCAAAACGACTTGAAAGTATTTTTCAACAAAATGCCAACGGTCGGCGACCCGTCTACGGTTCCGTCGAGGTTTTTCAGACAAATCCTCATTGGCGAAATTTGCTCACCTTTAATGAGTACTTTCATGGCGACAATGGCGCTGGCTTAGGAGCAAGCCACCAAACTGGTTGGACAGGAGTGATTGCACAATTAATTCATCGGTGTGGTGAAAGTTTATTTTTCGAGTGA
- a CDS encoding nuclear transport factor 2 family protein: MKTDKLRINQLSPQNYEWYLAYLQAIDTKNLELYSSFLTEDCVMLSNNHPPVRGKEAIIPFLSNYWTTFDSLEHDLLNIYGSDLFFVLEALNHYKRQDGEAVTLRAVAFTDRNAAGLVTSVRFYTDTTQLFS; encoded by the coding sequence GTGAAAACTGACAAGCTGAGAATTAATCAACTTTCGCCCCAGAACTACGAATGGTATCTCGCGTATTTACAGGCTATAGATACCAAAAATTTGGAACTGTATAGCAGCTTCCTTACAGAGGATTGCGTTATGCTCTCCAACAATCATCCTCCCGTTCGAGGCAAAGAGGCGATTATTCCGTTTCTCTCGAATTACTGGACGACATTTGATAGCTTAGAACACGACTTATTGAACATTTACGGCAGCGATTTGTTTTTTGTTTTAGAAGCCTTGAACCATTACAAACGTCAAGATGGAGAAGCTGTAACTTTGCGAGCAGTCGCCTTCACCGATCGCAACGCCGCGGGTTTAGTAACTTCCGTTAGATTTTACACAGATACCACACAACTGTTCTCGTAA